Proteins encoded by one window of Streptomyces sp. NBC_01477:
- a CDS encoding LLM class flavin-dependent oxidoreductase produces the protein MTATEALFGVGVSNAIGVAAGLAPGSVPGVLRLAARADRDGLDLFSVSDHPYAGGRFDAYAAVGVALGGTSRISGLVNVSNLPSRPAPMLARTVTSLSALTGGRIVLGLGAGGLWDDIVRLGVPRLDPAAAVRALEESVTLIRALSGGGPPVTFEGEFHRVDALEPAPVAAPRIWTGSVGPKSLAVTGRVADGWIPGHAADWLSARYRESRPVIDAAAHAVGRRAADIATVFNFPGVITPRPLAATRDRDGRWVGGSAGQWVEELAGAVREFGAAGFIHFPVGDASAEDQLGRWASEVVPAVRERLAA, from the coding sequence ATGACAGCAACAGAGGCGCTTTTCGGGGTCGGCGTCAGCAATGCGATCGGCGTCGCCGCCGGCTTGGCACCCGGGAGCGTGCCCGGGGTCCTGCGGCTCGCCGCGCGGGCGGACCGGGACGGGCTCGACCTCTTCTCCGTCTCCGACCACCCTTACGCCGGCGGGCGGTTCGACGCGTACGCCGCCGTGGGCGTCGCGCTCGGCGGCACCTCCCGGATCAGCGGACTGGTCAACGTCAGCAACCTGCCGAGCCGGCCCGCGCCGATGCTCGCGCGCACGGTCACCTCGCTGTCCGCGCTGACCGGCGGGCGGATCGTGCTGGGCCTGGGGGCCGGCGGGCTCTGGGACGACATCGTGCGGCTGGGGGTGCCGCGGCTCGACCCGGCCGCGGCCGTACGCGCGCTGGAGGAGTCGGTCACCCTCATCAGGGCGCTGAGCGGCGGAGGGCCGCCGGTCACCTTCGAGGGCGAATTCCACCGGGTCGACGCGCTGGAGCCGGCGCCGGTGGCCGCGCCGCGGATCTGGACCGGATCGGTCGGGCCGAAGTCGCTCGCGGTGACCGGGCGGGTGGCCGACGGCTGGATCCCCGGCCACGCGGCGGACTGGCTCAGCGCGCGCTACCGCGAGTCGCGGCCGGTCATCGACGCGGCGGCCCACGCGGTGGGCCGGCGGGCGGCCGACATCGCGACGGTCTTCAACTTCCCGGGCGTCATCACGCCCCGGCCGCTGGCTGCGACCCGGGACCGCGACGGGCGCTGGGTCGGCGGGTCCGCCGGGCAGTGGGTGGAGGAACTGGCCGGGGCCGTCCGTGAATTCGGTGCGGCCGGCTTCATCCACTTTCCGGTGGGGGACGCCTCCGCCGAGGATCAGCTCGGGCGCTGGGCGTCGGAGGTCGTACCTGCGGTGCGGGAACGCCTGGCGGCGTAG
- a CDS encoding ATP-binding protein translates to MTSHMSGVVFWPVAVVALVALFLWVRQAFVAARLRKRLTAAEEDVRLREAEAAHLVTVRLSAVEMGGRRPPQGLRDERLAGTAYADSMDRIVGRFVGAVEKAQVRADQSAKSTLKAAMRSVQALANEQQLSISDMQDRYDNPNVLQDLMEIDHANSQFGRRAQAIAVLCGSWPGRQRAASPLIDVLRGAKSRIRDYQRVEIGAGPDVDVVSRAVEPVVLAVAELLDNATRHSQPNTSVEVAVRPAHNGTTIVIDDAGVGMDELEISVAGERLTGGENLDINGLGDPPQFGFAVIGVLAARYGFAVSVDTRSPYGGVRAVLFLPKALLITAGTAAAPVVARAAHARAAAQGELPVRRSSATRAVEAERPAQPVAAVAAAEPVHERAVHERAVHERAVHERAFGEVVPETPITGATAGGLPKRRRREVSEEQRATLHAHTVEAVADEDTGPVRTPYETASRMGAFARGTRSGRAESADDEGTTQE, encoded by the coding sequence ATGACGAGTCATATGTCGGGAGTGGTGTTCTGGCCTGTCGCCGTCGTCGCGCTGGTGGCCCTTTTCCTATGGGTCCGGCAGGCGTTCGTGGCGGCACGGCTCAGGAAGCGGCTCACCGCGGCCGAGGAGGATGTGCGGCTCCGCGAGGCGGAGGCCGCACATCTGGTCACGGTCAGGCTGTCCGCCGTGGAGATGGGCGGGCGGCGTCCGCCGCAGGGACTGCGGGACGAACGGCTGGCCGGTACGGCGTACGCGGACAGCATGGACCGGATCGTGGGCCGCTTTGTCGGCGCCGTCGAGAAGGCCCAGGTGCGCGCCGACCAGTCGGCGAAGTCCACCCTCAAGGCGGCGATGCGCTCGGTGCAGGCGCTGGCGAACGAACAGCAGCTGTCCATCTCCGACATGCAGGATCGCTATGACAATCCGAATGTTCTGCAGGACCTGATGGAGATCGACCACGCCAACTCGCAGTTCGGGCGCCGGGCGCAGGCCATCGCGGTGCTGTGCGGATCGTGGCCGGGACGGCAGCGCGCCGCCTCGCCGCTGATCGACGTGCTGCGCGGCGCCAAGTCCCGTATCCGCGACTACCAGCGGGTCGAGATCGGTGCGGGTCCCGACGTCGACGTGGTCAGCCGGGCGGTGGAGCCGGTGGTGCTCGCGGTCGCCGAACTGCTGGACAACGCCACCCGGCACTCGCAGCCGAACACCTCGGTCGAGGTCGCCGTCCGGCCCGCGCACAACGGCACCACGATCGTCATCGACGACGCGGGCGTCGGCATGGACGAGCTGGAGATCTCGGTCGCGGGCGAGCGGCTGACGGGCGGCGAGAACCTGGACATCAACGGGCTCGGCGACCCGCCGCAGTTCGGGTTCGCGGTGATCGGCGTGCTGGCCGCGCGCTACGGCTTCGCGGTGTCGGTGGACACCAGGTCGCCCTACGGCGGTGTGCGGGCCGTGCTGTTCCTGCCCAAGGCACTGCTGATCACCGCCGGTACGGCCGCGGCCCCCGTGGTCGCGCGCGCCGCGCACGCCCGCGCGGCCGCCCAGGGCGAACTGCCGGTACGCAGGTCGTCGGCCACCCGCGCGGTCGAGGCCGAACGCCCGGCCCAGCCCGTGGCGGCCGTCGCGGCGGCCGAACCGGTACACGAACGCGCGGTGCACGAACGCGCGGTGCACGAACGCGCGGTGCACGAGCGCGCGTTCGGCGAGGTCGTACCCGAGACCCCCATCACCGGCGCCACCGCGGGCGGCCTGCCCAAGCGCCGCAGGCGTGAGGTCAGCGAGGAACAGCGCGCGACCCTGCACGCACACACCGTGGAAGCGGTGGCCGACGAGGACACCGGACCGGTCCGTACCCCGTACGAGACCGCATCCCGTATGGGCGCGTTCGCCCGTGGCACGCGCTCCGGGCGCGCGGAATCCGCCGATGACGAAGGGACGACTCAGGAATGA
- a CDS encoding GTP-binding protein, protein MGSAPASERALVPTGGPSYVAASVRTAAKILVVGHFAVGKTTFVGTLSEIRPLRTEEPLSQAGARIDDLAGVPDKTTTTVAMDFGRLTLSESLVLYLFGAPGQKRFAQLWTDMLQGALGAIVLADTRRLDQSFDVMGLLEEYGMPYAVAVNRFDGAPPFPEAEVREALDLLPDTPLITCDARDPASSTMALIALVEHLQSRNTPADQEFRTG, encoded by the coding sequence ATGGGCTCCGCGCCCGCCTCTGAACGCGCCCTCGTACCAACGGGCGGACCCTCGTACGTGGCCGCCTCCGTCAGGACCGCGGCCAAGATCCTGGTCGTCGGGCACTTCGCGGTCGGCAAGACCACCTTCGTCGGGACGCTCTCCGAGATCCGGCCGCTGCGGACCGAGGAGCCCCTGTCGCAGGCCGGCGCGCGTATCGACGACCTGGCGGGCGTACCCGACAAGACCACCACCACCGTCGCCATGGACTTCGGGCGGCTCACGCTGAGCGAGAGCCTGGTGCTCTACCTGTTCGGCGCGCCCGGTCAGAAACGTTTCGCTCAGCTGTGGACCGACATGCTCCAGGGCGCGCTCGGCGCCATCGTGCTCGCCGACACCCGGCGGCTCGACCAGTCCTTCGACGTGATGGGGCTGCTGGAGGAGTACGGCATGCCGTACGCGGTCGCGGTCAACCGTTTCGACGGGGCGCCGCCCTTCCCCGAGGCGGAGGTGCGCGAGGCGCTCGACCTGCTGCCGGACACACCGCTGATCACCTGCGACGCCCGCGATCCCGCTTCCTCCACCATGGCGCTGATCGCCCTGGTGGAACACCTGCAGTCCCGAAACACCCCCGCCGATCAGGAGTTCCGAACCGGATGA
- a CDS encoding DUF5984 family protein yields the protein MIEFAGAQAGRVTVPTGEFLGAVADFDRALLAAMSRRVAELTAAGPPPGVALDLAQLHREHRDRAAWLPRARAHPGATDWAAVRAGVRDLTRPPR from the coding sequence GTGATCGAGTTCGCGGGCGCCCAGGCGGGGCGGGTGACCGTACCCACCGGCGAATTCCTCGGCGCCGTCGCCGACTTCGACCGCGCGCTGCTCGCCGCGATGTCCCGCCGGGTCGCCGAACTCACCGCGGCCGGGCCGCCGCCGGGTGTCGCCCTCGACCTCGCCCAGCTCCACCGGGAGCACCGGGACCGCGCTGCCTGGCTCCCCCGCGCCCGCGCTCACCCCGGCGCCACGGACTGGGCCGCGGTCCGCGCGGGGGTCCGGGACCTGACCAGGCCGCCGCGGTAG
- a CDS encoding roadblock/LC7 domain-containing protein, whose protein sequence is MNDHMANELGWMLDEVLKVPEARHAILLSADGMLRAHSQGIGRDEAERQAAALSGLQSISRSTAEFCGKDGSPWQQTLVEFAEGYVFLVAAGAGAYLAVSATQRVDMEMVTYRMQKLVDRLGKELTSPPRQDAAPIRPGTTVRS, encoded by the coding sequence ATGAACGACCATATGGCCAACGAACTGGGCTGGATGCTCGACGAGGTCCTGAAGGTCCCGGAGGCGCGGCACGCGATCCTGCTGTCCGCGGACGGGATGCTCAGAGCGCACTCGCAGGGCATCGGCCGCGACGAGGCGGAACGCCAGGCCGCGGCCCTGTCGGGGCTTCAGTCCATCAGCCGCAGCACCGCGGAATTCTGCGGCAAGGACGGTTCGCCCTGGCAGCAGACCCTGGTCGAATTCGCCGAGGGCTACGTCTTCCTGGTCGCGGCCGGCGCGGGCGCGTACCTGGCGGTCTCGGCCACGCAGCGGGTGGACATGGAGATGGTGACCTACCGCATGCAGAAACTCGTCGACCGGCTCGGCAAGGAGCTGACCAGCCCGCCCCGCCAGGACGCGGCACCCATCCGGCCGGGCACCACCGTACGCTCATGA
- a CDS encoding dolichyl-phosphate-mannose--protein mannosyltransferase, which yields MTSETATQDRAPEGVLAQPHPSPWAQRLRRFGYAERPRTDTRERLVPPFPEPGTRMWQSLGAGPRLSHLLARVSGWLGPLLVAAFAGGLRFWHLGTPREVVFDETYYAKDAWSLLQFGYEGTWPDAKITNPDLLGHPQTIPLSDAPGYVVHPPAGKWVIAVGEWMFGMNPFGWRFMMAVLGTLSVLMLCRIGRRLFRSTALGCLAGLLMAVDGLQFVMSRIALLDLVIMFFALAAFGCLLVDRDWSRTRLARALPVDESGWAGPDRQVGEKVGMGWRPWRIAAAVFLGLAAASKWNGLYFLAFFTILTLAWDLGSRRLAGARRPVTAVLRKDFGWSVLTMIPVALLTYLATWTGWFLSDKGYGRHWADNRGGTWSWIPAPLRSLWHYEYEVYQFNVTLHTPHPYQSNPWSWLVLGRPVSYYFESPKFGQDGCHSTGGCSKEILALGTPLLWWSACFALLYLLYRWVLRRDWRAGTILCAVGAGLLPWMHYQDRTIFYFYAVSFVPYLCLAVAMMVGAFLGPPGSSEGRRMWGAVGAGTLVLLIIWNFIYFFPIYTGMTIPYSGWQARMWFDSWV from the coding sequence GTGACGAGTGAGACCGCGACGCAGGACCGGGCCCCCGAGGGTGTTCTGGCACAGCCGCATCCGAGCCCCTGGGCGCAACGGCTGCGCAGGTTCGGCTATGCGGAACGGCCGCGCACCGACACCCGCGAGCGCTTGGTGCCGCCGTTCCCCGAGCCGGGGACCCGGATGTGGCAGTCGCTGGGCGCGGGCCCGCGGCTCTCCCACCTGCTGGCCAGGGTGTCGGGCTGGCTCGGCCCGCTCCTGGTGGCGGCCTTCGCGGGCGGGCTGCGCTTCTGGCACCTGGGCACACCGCGCGAGGTCGTCTTCGACGAGACGTACTACGCCAAGGACGCCTGGTCGCTGCTCCAGTTCGGCTACGAGGGCACCTGGCCGGACGCCAAGATCACCAACCCGGACCTGCTGGGGCACCCGCAGACGATCCCGCTGTCCGACGCGCCCGGCTACGTGGTGCATCCGCCGGCCGGCAAGTGGGTGATCGCGGTCGGCGAGTGGATGTTCGGCATGAACCCCTTCGGCTGGCGGTTCATGATGGCCGTGCTCGGCACCCTGTCGGTGCTGATGCTGTGCCGCATCGGGCGCCGGCTCTTCCGCTCCACCGCGCTGGGCTGCCTGGCCGGGCTGCTGATGGCGGTGGACGGCCTGCAGTTCGTGATGAGCCGGATCGCGCTGCTCGACCTGGTGATCATGTTCTTCGCGCTGGCCGCCTTCGGCTGCCTGCTGGTGGACCGCGACTGGTCCAGAACCCGGCTGGCCCGGGCGCTGCCGGTGGACGAGTCCGGCTGGGCGGGACCCGACCGGCAGGTCGGGGAAAAGGTCGGCATGGGCTGGCGCCCGTGGCGTATTGCGGCGGCGGTTTTCCTCGGCCTGGCCGCGGCGAGCAAGTGGAACGGCCTGTACTTCCTGGCGTTCTTCACGATCCTGACCCTGGCGTGGGACCTCGGCTCGCGCCGCCTGGCGGGCGCCCGCCGCCCGGTCACGGCCGTGCTGCGCAAGGACTTCGGCTGGTCGGTGCTGACCATGATCCCGGTCGCGCTGCTCACCTACCTGGCGACCTGGACCGGCTGGTTCCTGTCCGACAAGGGCTACGGGCGGCACTGGGCCGACAACCGCGGCGGCACCTGGTCGTGGATCCCGGCGCCGCTGCGCAGCCTGTGGCATTACGAGTACGAGGTCTACCAGTTCAATGTGACCCTGCACACGCCCCACCCGTACCAGTCCAACCCGTGGAGCTGGCTCGTCCTCGGCCGTCCGGTGTCGTACTACTTCGAGTCGCCGAAGTTCGGCCAGGACGGCTGCCACAGCACCGGGGGCTGCTCGAAGGAGATCCTGGCGCTGGGGACCCCGCTGCTGTGGTGGTCGGCGTGCTTCGCGCTGCTGTACCTGCTCTACCGCTGGGTGCTGCGCCGCGACTGGCGGGCGGGCACGATCCTGTGCGCGGTGGGCGCCGGCCTGCTGCCGTGGATGCACTACCAGGACCGCACGATCTTCTACTTCTACGCGGTCTCCTTCGTGCCCTACCTCTGCCTGGCGGTGGCGATGATGGTGGGCGCCTTCCTCGGCCCACCGGGGTCCAGCGAGGGCCGCCGGATGTGGGGCGCGGTCGGCGCGGGCACTCTGGTGCTGCTGATCATCTGGAACTTCATCTACTTCTTCCCGATCTACACCGGCATGACGATCCCCTACAGCGGCTGGCAGGCCCGCATGTGGTTCGACTCCTGGGTCTGA
- a CDS encoding penicillin-binding transpeptidase domain-containing protein, whose product MARGLKAGIIGTVFIGMVGVAGYGAYNIYSGLDGGGSGSAPATTTVRDDSPLTAKDVTHTAADFLAAWSSGDDQAAAKLTDSVQTATAALAEFKAKGSISKVTATATPSDNATDATSAAGPAGMTVSYTVRATISYENLAPQIWTYGSTLTVGRNTVGDPAVKWAPSVMEPDLKEGQSVVTGLATAPQLDLVDRHGRTMTAEQYPGLTDVFADLRKRYADAHLGGSPGIETYVAADDGSAVKTLYVVKPGKNAQLKTTLDAGIQTAAENAVKKYGQSGVTALDTSTGRILAMAANPPGGTNYALSLQPPGSTFKIVTATALMLAPPSAEYTHGISPSVKSQCYNGYAAAGGKKYENVTRDNPGATFSWDFANSCNTGFIRLSKYLDSGTLTKVGRDYFGLAGDSRPWYTGTGTTDGSIPGGTGDEMTSEMIGQGQVLMNTLNMASVAATVRSGQFQQPSILQDKDLIENRQTIHATPLPGSVRQNLMSMMHTTAVSGTARGLLTGVASPYGAKTGSAEENKDDLPTGWFTAYSGHVAAAAMVVQGDHGNKSAGPIVADILRAAS is encoded by the coding sequence ATGGCACGGGGGCTCAAGGCAGGCATCATCGGCACGGTCTTCATCGGCATGGTGGGCGTCGCAGGCTACGGCGCCTACAACATCTACAGCGGCCTGGACGGCGGCGGGAGCGGCAGTGCGCCGGCGACCACGACGGTCAGGGACGACAGCCCGCTCACCGCGAAGGACGTCACCCATACCGCGGCCGACTTCCTGGCCGCCTGGTCGTCGGGGGACGACCAGGCGGCCGCCAAGCTGACGGACTCCGTCCAGACCGCGACGGCCGCGCTGGCGGAGTTCAAGGCGAAGGGCAGCATCAGCAAGGTCACGGCCACCGCGACGCCGTCGGACAACGCGACCGACGCGACCAGTGCGGCCGGCCCGGCCGGCATGACCGTGTCGTACACGGTGCGCGCGACCATCTCGTACGAGAATCTCGCGCCGCAGATCTGGACGTACGGCTCGACGCTGACCGTCGGCCGCAACACGGTGGGCGATCCGGCCGTCAAGTGGGCGCCGAGCGTCATGGAGCCCGACCTCAAGGAAGGGCAGTCGGTGGTCACGGGGCTCGCGACCGCACCGCAGCTCGACCTGGTGGACCGGCACGGCAGGACGATGACGGCCGAGCAGTATCCGGGCCTCACCGATGTCTTCGCGGACCTGCGCAAACGGTACGCGGACGCGCACCTCGGCGGCTCCCCCGGCATCGAGACCTATGTGGCCGCCGACGACGGCAGCGCCGTCAAGACGCTGTACGTGGTCAAGCCGGGCAAGAACGCGCAGCTCAAGACCACCCTGGACGCCGGCATCCAAACGGCGGCGGAGAATGCGGTGAAGAAGTACGGGCAGTCGGGGGTGACCGCGCTGGACACCAGCACCGGCAGGATCCTCGCCATGGCGGCCAACCCGCCCGGCGGCACGAACTACGCGCTGAGCCTCCAGCCGCCCGGCTCCACCTTCAAGATCGTGACCGCCACCGCGCTGATGCTGGCCCCGCCCTCGGCGGAGTACACGCACGGCATCTCCCCGTCGGTGAAGTCCCAGTGCTACAACGGCTACGCGGCGGCGGGCGGCAAGAAGTACGAGAACGTCACGCGGGACAATCCCGGCGCCACCTTTTCCTGGGACTTCGCCAACTCCTGCAACACCGGCTTCATCCGGCTCTCGAAATACCTGGACTCCGGCACCCTGACCAAGGTCGGCCGCGACTACTTCGGCCTCGCGGGCGACAGCCGCCCCTGGTACACCGGCACCGGCACCACCGACGGCAGCATCCCCGGCGGCACCGGCGACGAGATGACGTCGGAGATGATCGGCCAGGGCCAGGTCCTGATGAACACGCTGAACATGGCGTCGGTCGCCGCCACCGTACGCAGCGGGCAGTTCCAGCAACCGTCGATCCTCCAGGACAAGGACCTGATCGAGAACCGGCAGACGATCCACGCCACCCCGCTGCCCGGCTCCGTGCGGCAGAACCTGATGTCGATGATGCACACGACGGCGGTCTCGGGCACCGCCAGGGGTCTGCTGACCGGCGTCGCGAGCCCGTACGGCGCCAAGACCGGCTCGGCGGAGGAGAACAAGGACGACCTGCCGACCGGCTGGTTCACCGCCTACAGCGGCCATGTGGCCGCCGCGGCGATGGTCGTGCAGGGCGACCACGGCAACAAGTCCGCCGGCCCGATCGTCGCGGACATCCTGCGCGCCGCCTCGTAG
- a CDS encoding cytochrome P450 family protein: MALPGGVEAWAVTDQTLLKELLTDARVSKDPRQHWAAWANGEITPDWPLFTWVAVTNMFTAYGGDHRRLRKLVATAFTARRAEAMRPWIERMTADLLDGLAALPAGEPVDLREAYCYPIPIQVICQLFGIDDEDTRKELRRLVDNIFNTAISAEEAVATFTGIHQVLSDLVALKRETPGDDLTSVLISAREEDGSRLTEGELVDTLILMISAGHETTVNLLDNAVHALLTHPEQLALVRAGKANWSDVIEETLRAEPPIAHLPLRYAVDDISAGGVDIKKGEAILASYAAAGRHPAYHGPTADSFDITRVNKEHLAFGHGAHFCLGAPLARLEAEIALPALFARFPGLALAAPREELPPVESFISNGHVSLPVRLG, encoded by the coding sequence GTGGCGCTTCCTGGCGGTGTGGAGGCGTGGGCGGTAACCGACCAGACGCTGCTCAAGGAGCTGCTGACCGACGCCAGGGTCTCCAAGGACCCGCGGCAGCACTGGGCGGCCTGGGCCAACGGCGAGATCACCCCCGACTGGCCGCTGTTCACCTGGGTGGCGGTCACCAACATGTTCACCGCCTACGGGGGCGACCACCGGCGGCTGCGCAAGCTGGTGGCGACGGCCTTCACCGCCCGCCGCGCCGAGGCGATGCGCCCGTGGATCGAGCGGATGACCGCGGACCTGCTCGACGGGCTCGCCGCCCTGCCGGCCGGTGAGCCGGTCGACCTGCGCGAGGCGTACTGCTACCCGATCCCGATCCAGGTGATCTGCCAGCTCTTCGGCATCGACGACGAGGACACCCGCAAGGAGCTGCGGCGGCTGGTCGACAACATCTTCAACACCGCCATCAGCGCGGAGGAGGCCGTCGCCACCTTCACCGGCATCCACCAGGTGCTGTCGGACCTGGTCGCCCTCAAGCGGGAGACGCCGGGCGACGACCTCACCAGTGTGCTCATCAGCGCGCGCGAGGAGGACGGCTCGCGGCTGACCGAGGGCGAACTCGTGGACACCCTGATCCTGATGATCAGCGCGGGCCACGAGACCACCGTCAACCTGCTGGACAACGCTGTCCACGCGCTGCTCACCCACCCGGAACAGCTCGCACTGGTCCGGGCGGGGAAGGCCAACTGGAGCGACGTCATCGAGGAGACGCTGCGCGCCGAGCCGCCGATCGCCCACCTGCCGCTGCGGTACGCGGTGGACGACATCTCGGCCGGCGGTGTCGACATCAAGAAGGGCGAGGCGATCCTGGCCTCGTACGCGGCGGCGGGCCGCCACCCGGCCTACCACGGGCCCACCGCCGACAGCTTCGACATCACCCGGGTCAACAAGGAGCACCTCGCCTTCGGGCACGGCGCCCACTTCTGCCTCGGCGCACCGCTGGCCCGGCTCGAGGCCGAGATCGCCCTGCCCGCGCTCTTCGCGCGCTTCCCCGGGCTCGCGCTGGCGGCGCCGCGGGAAGAGCTGCCGCCGGTCGAGTCGTTCATCTCGAACGGCCACGTGAGCCTACCGGTGCGGCTGGGCTGA
- a CDS encoding cytochrome P450 → MTSPTAPEPAYAAVPPPGCPAHAGGLARLYGPEHAADPKATFAALRTQGSVAPVEIAPGVEATLVIGYQSALEVLRSPERFSKNPRRWQALADGSVPADSPVVPMMMHRPNALWSDGEEHARYRSAITDTLAQIDPNELRGHVEECADILIDRIGPDGTADLLSDYSAMLPMLVFNRMFGCPADIGDKLVFGMSRIFDAEADAEKANQVLTEGGIELVALKRREPGADVTSWMMAHPARLTDLEMLHQLALLMGAGTEPEQNLICNALLLLLSDDRFAGDLAGGSMPVDEALDEVLWTDPPLANYAVHYAIQDTEVDGVEVPAGRPVLVSFTAANTDPALSGERRAGNRAHLAWSAGPHTCPAKSAARLIAAVAVEKLLDRLPDVELDCEVEQLEWRQGPFHRALTALPVRFPPIAVTVPAATDETSGDTEWNPKPAPSSSTPQDATSTARGPVSAKAAPRRWWRFLAVWRRGR, encoded by the coding sequence ATGACGTCCCCCACCGCGCCCGAGCCCGCCTACGCCGCCGTACCGCCCCCCGGGTGCCCCGCCCACGCGGGCGGCCTCGCACGGCTGTACGGGCCCGAGCACGCCGCCGACCCCAAGGCGACCTTCGCGGCACTGCGCACGCAGGGCAGCGTCGCCCCCGTGGAGATCGCGCCCGGTGTCGAGGCCACGCTCGTCATCGGCTACCAGAGCGCGCTGGAGGTCCTGCGCAGCCCCGAGCGGTTCTCGAAGAACCCGCGCAGGTGGCAGGCGCTGGCCGACGGTTCCGTGCCCGCCGACAGCCCGGTCGTGCCGATGATGATGCACCGGCCCAACGCCCTGTGGTCCGACGGCGAGGAGCACGCCCGCTACCGCAGCGCGATCACCGACACCCTCGCCCAGATCGACCCCAACGAGCTGCGCGGCCACGTCGAGGAGTGCGCCGACATCCTCATCGACCGGATCGGCCCGGACGGCACCGCCGACCTGCTCAGCGACTACAGCGCGATGCTGCCGATGCTGGTCTTCAACCGGATGTTCGGCTGCCCGGCCGACATCGGCGACAAGCTGGTCTTCGGCATGTCCCGCATCTTCGACGCCGAGGCCGACGCGGAGAAGGCCAACCAGGTCCTCACCGAGGGCGGCATCGAACTGGTCGCGCTCAAGCGCCGCGAGCCCGGCGCCGACGTCACGTCCTGGATGATGGCGCACCCCGCCAGGCTCACCGACCTGGAGATGCTGCACCAGCTCGCGCTGCTGATGGGCGCGGGCACCGAGCCGGAGCAGAACCTGATCTGCAACGCGCTGCTCCTGCTGCTGTCCGACGACCGCTTCGCCGGCGACCTGGCGGGCGGCAGCATGCCGGTCGACGAGGCGCTCGACGAGGTGCTGTGGACCGACCCGCCGCTGGCGAACTACGCGGTGCACTACGCGATCCAGGACACCGAGGTCGACGGCGTCGAGGTGCCCGCCGGACGCCCGGTCCTGGTCAGCTTCACCGCCGCCAACACCGACCCGGCGCTCAGCGGCGAACGACGCGCCGGCAACCGCGCCCACCTGGCATGGAGCGCGGGCCCGCACACCTGCCCCGCCAAGAGCGCCGCCCGGCTGATCGCGGCCGTCGCGGTGGAAAAGCTGCTCGACCGGCTGCCGGACGTCGAACTCGACTGCGAGGTGGAGCAGCTGGAGTGGCGGCAGGGCCCCTTCCACCGGGCCCTCACCGCGCTGCCCGTACGTTTCCCGCCGATCGCCGTCACGGTGCCGGCCGCCACGGACGAGACTTCTGGAGACACCGAATGGAACCCCAAGCCCGCCCCGTCGTCATCGACCCCGCAGGACGCGACATCCACGGCGAGGGGGCCCGTCTCCGCGAAAGCGGCCCCGCGGCGCTGGTGGCGCTTCCTGGCGGTGTGGAGGCGTGGGCGGTAA
- a CDS encoding DUF742 domain-containing protein: protein MTPPRRREKGLVRSYVVTDGRAHPTRNTLDIVTLVNAVTTRPLSGLTPERRAVMELCRGGALSVAEVAGHLTLPISVTKVLISDLIDSGHIIARAAIPRAELPDAQLLQEVLNGLRARL from the coding sequence ATGACCCCGCCGCGCAGGCGTGAGAAGGGGCTCGTGCGGTCCTATGTCGTCACCGACGGGCGGGCTCACCCGACGCGCAACACCCTGGACATCGTCACACTGGTGAACGCCGTGACCACCCGTCCGCTGTCCGGGCTCACGCCCGAGCGGCGCGCGGTGATGGAGCTGTGCCGGGGCGGGGCGCTGTCCGTCGCCGAAGTGGCGGGGCACCTCACCCTCCCGATCAGCGTCACCAAAGTGCTGATCAGCGACCTCATCGACAGTGGTCACATCATCGCAAGGGCCGCCATCCCCAGGGCCGAACTCCCCGACGCCCAGCTTCTGCAGGAGGTGCTCAATGGGCTCCGCGCCCGCCTCTGA